From Amycolatopsis sp. YIM 10, the proteins below share one genomic window:
- a CDS encoding alpha/beta fold hydrolase codes for MPSIPLLRDTPPRRRRVIALVLVAVVAAAGVLVWSQTGEEASPIRTEDATVEVAAAPGSPDRVRLDTTLYLPQVTPAPAVLMPHGFGGSKNSVAADAREMAERGFVVLAWSARGFGRSTGQISLNDPDYEVADAQRLLDNLAERPEVRTDGPGDPRVGVTGGSYGGALSLLLAGIDKRVDSIAPVITYNDLSQGLIPNSATPAASATGTPAENAFAPDGVFKRSWAGIFFSAGSGGASSGEPGNEAPEAGQEQDDSSSSGGMGGGQDAAAAAGAMPAGAPGGQAGQGGPGGPPGAGNPCGRFTEAVCRAYADVAATGKAGPETLELLRRVSPVSVTSNITAPTLLVQGERDTLFGLDQSDATARQIAATGGKVKSIWFAGGHDGGRPGPKLRAQIGDWMTFHLKGEGSDPGTGFAYDVQGALRTDGAPSVRTVEAPAYPGIGAPPAERRQIPLLGQEQPIVNPPGGNPAAVSGIPGLNGIAASSSRLAGLFSVEPPGQSARFTSAPVDSQVLVTGSSTVRLRVAANGPVPPEGAVLFAKLYDASQDGTRTLPGNGVAPIRIPALPADGSAAEVTVTLPPIVRPVEAGHSLVLVVSTTDQAYATPVQPATYRVSLAEGGALGVPLVPGTAVSTGWPVGQILGIAGTLLAALVLAVIAGIRRKRSHVLDEDLAGTPLVIDNLTKSYPGGLTAVKDLSFRVEPGQVLGLLGPNGAGKTTTLRMLMGLISPSAGSIRVFGHKVTSGAPVLSRIGSFVEGSGFLPHLSGQDNLRLYWDATGRPADKAHFTEALEIAGLGDAVHRKVRTYSQGMRQRLAIAQAMLGLPELLVLDEPANGLDPPQIHQMREVLQRYAATGRTVVVSSHLLAEVEQTCTHVVVMHRGRLVASGEVNDIVAAGGEATFRVDRPDAAAETLREAGVSEVDIEGKLVHADLAGMARADAVAVLVKAGIAVEQAGPRRRLEDAFLQLVGEEANA; via the coding sequence GTGCCCTCAATTCCACTACTCCGAGATACGCCGCCACGGCGTCGCCGGGTGATCGCACTGGTGCTGGTCGCCGTGGTCGCCGCGGCCGGTGTGCTCGTCTGGTCGCAGACCGGTGAGGAAGCCTCGCCGATCCGCACCGAAGATGCCACCGTCGAGGTCGCCGCGGCGCCCGGTTCGCCCGATCGTGTGCGCCTGGACACCACGCTGTACCTCCCCCAGGTGACACCCGCACCCGCTGTGCTGATGCCACACGGCTTCGGCGGCAGCAAGAACAGCGTCGCCGCCGACGCGCGGGAAATGGCCGAACGCGGGTTCGTCGTGCTGGCCTGGTCCGCGCGCGGTTTCGGCCGCAGCACCGGGCAGATCTCGCTCAACGACCCCGACTACGAGGTCGCCGACGCGCAGCGCCTGCTGGACAACCTGGCCGAGCGGCCCGAGGTGCGGACCGACGGCCCCGGTGACCCGCGTGTCGGGGTCACCGGCGGGTCCTACGGCGGCGCGCTCTCGCTGCTGCTCGCCGGGATCGACAAGCGCGTGGACAGCATCGCGCCGGTGATCACCTACAACGACCTCAGCCAGGGCCTGATCCCGAACTCGGCGACTCCCGCCGCCTCGGCCACGGGTACCCCGGCGGAGAACGCCTTCGCCCCGGACGGGGTGTTCAAGCGGTCCTGGGCGGGCATCTTCTTCTCCGCCGGTTCGGGTGGCGCTTCGTCCGGTGAACCGGGCAACGAGGCGCCCGAAGCCGGGCAGGAGCAGGACGACAGTTCCTCCAGCGGCGGTATGGGCGGCGGCCAAGACGCCGCCGCCGCGGCCGGTGCGATGCCGGCCGGTGCCCCCGGCGGGCAGGCCGGTCAGGGCGGTCCCGGTGGCCCGCCCGGCGCGGGCAACCCGTGCGGCCGGTTCACCGAGGCCGTCTGCCGGGCCTACGCCGACGTCGCCGCGACCGGCAAGGCCGGGCCGGAGACGCTGGAGCTGCTTCGCCGCGTCTCCCCGGTGTCGGTGACCTCGAACATCACCGCGCCGACGCTGCTGGTGCAGGGCGAGCGCGACACCCTGTTCGGCCTGGACCAGTCCGACGCCACCGCGCGCCAGATCGCCGCCACCGGCGGCAAGGTCAAGTCGATCTGGTTCGCCGGCGGGCACGACGGCGGCCGCCCCGGCCCGAAGCTGCGGGCGCAGATCGGCGACTGGATGACCTTCCACCTCAAGGGTGAGGGCAGCGATCCCGGCACCGGCTTCGCCTACGACGTCCAGGGCGCGCTGCGCACCGACGGCGCGCCGTCGGTGCGCACGGTGGAGGCCCCCGCCTATCCGGGCATCGGCGCACCACCGGCCGAGCGGCGGCAGATCCCGCTGCTGGGCCAGGAACAGCCGATCGTGAACCCGCCGGGCGGCAATCCGGCGGCGGTGAGCGGCATTCCCGGGCTGAACGGGATCGCCGCCAGTTCGTCGCGGCTGGCCGGGCTGTTCTCGGTCGAGCCGCCGGGCCAGTCGGCGCGCTTCACCTCGGCGCCGGTCGATTCGCAGGTGCTGGTCACCGGTTCGTCGACGGTACGGCTGCGCGTCGCGGCGAACGGACCGGTCCCGCCCGAGGGCGCGGTGCTGTTCGCGAAGCTGTACGACGCCAGCCAGGACGGCACGCGCACGCTTCCGGGCAACGGGGTCGCCCCGATCCGGATCCCGGCGCTGCCCGCCGACGGCTCGGCCGCCGAGGTCACCGTGACCCTGCCGCCGATCGTGCGGCCGGTCGAGGCCGGGCACTCGCTGGTGCTCGTGGTCAGCACCACCGACCAGGCGTACGCCACGCCGGTGCAGCCGGCCACCTACCGGGTTTCGCTGGCCGAGGGCGGCGCGCTCGGCGTGCCGCTGGTGCCGGGCACCGCGGTCAGCACGGGCTGGCCGGTCGGGCAGATCCTCGGCATCGCGGGCACGCTGCTCGCCGCGCTGGTGTTGGCCGTGATCGCGGGCATCCGCCGCAAGCGGTCGCACGTGCTCGACGAGGACCTGGCCGGAACGCCGCTGGTGATCGACAACCTGACCAAGTCCTATCCCGGCGGGCTCACCGCGGTGAAGGACCTGTCCTTCCGCGTGGAACCGGGCCAGGTGCTCGGCCTGCTCGGGCCGAACGGCGCCGGGAAGACCACCACGCTGCGCATGCTGATGGGCCTGATCTCGCCGAGCGCCGGTTCCATCCGGGTGTTCGGGCACAAGGTCACCTCGGGTGCGCCGGTGCTGTCGCGGATCGGCTCCTTCGTCGAGGGGTCCGGCTTCCTGCCGCACCTGTCCGGCCAGGACAACCTGCGGCTGTACTGGGACGCCACCGGGCGACCGGCCGACAAGGCGCACTTCACCGAGGCGCTGGAAATCGCCGGGCTCGGCGACGCGGTGCACCGCAAGGTCCGCACCTACAGCCAGGGCATGCGGCAGCGGCTGGCGATCGCGCAGGCCATGCTCGGCCTGCCGGAGCTGCTCGTGCTCGACGAACCGGCCAACGGGCTCGACCCGCCACAGATCCACCAGATGCGCGAGGTGCTGCAGCGCTACGCCGCGACCGGCCGCACCGTGGTGGTGTCCAGCCACCTGCTCGCCGAGGTCGAGCAGACCTGCACCCACGTGGTGGTGATGCACCGCGGCAGGCTGGTCGCCTCCGGCGAGGTCAACGACATCGTCGCGGCGGGCGGCGAGGCGACCTTCCGGGTGGACCGCCCGGACGCGGCCGCCGAGACGCTGCGCGAGGCCGGGGTGTCCGAAGTGGACATCGAAGGCAAGCTGGTGCACGCCGATCTGGCGGGCATGGCGCGGGCCGACGCGGTGGCCGTGCTGGTCAAGGCGGGCATCGCGGTCGAGCAGGCCGGGCCGCGGCGACGGCTGGAAGACGCGTTCCTGCAACTGGTCGGAGAGGAGGCGAACGCATGA
- a CDS encoding ABC transporter permease, with amino-acid sequence MSKTEKLADANAAVDHGVHTDPAALQELTDAATAEPTEVGADGAVAGYRAARTLRLGVELRRQLKRRRTQMVLGFVALLPFILVIAFEIGEANPNRRSGGFVDLATASAPNFVVLALFVSGTFLLPMIVALFFGDTIASEASWSSLKYLLAIPVPRHRVLRQKAIVSALLSAIALVLLPLVSLLVGVVWYGAGDAISPTGDAVTFADSLLALGMSIVYIMIQLAWVAGLALLLSVLTDAPLGAVGGAVLVAIVSQILDQITALEDLRNYLPTHYSFAWIDLISTDIDWSNMASGALSSVLFGTVFGLLAARRFATKDITS; translated from the coding sequence ATGAGCAAGACGGAGAAACTGGCCGACGCCAACGCCGCGGTCGACCACGGCGTGCACACCGATCCGGCCGCGCTGCAGGAACTGACCGACGCGGCCACCGCCGAACCCACCGAGGTGGGTGCGGACGGGGCCGTCGCGGGCTACCGCGCCGCGCGCACGCTGCGGCTCGGCGTGGAACTGCGGCGGCAGCTCAAGCGGCGGCGCACGCAGATGGTGCTCGGTTTTGTCGCGCTGCTGCCGTTCATCCTGGTGATCGCCTTCGAGATCGGCGAGGCGAACCCGAACCGGCGGTCCGGCGGGTTCGTCGACCTGGCCACCGCCAGCGCGCCGAACTTCGTGGTGCTGGCGTTGTTCGTCTCGGGCACGTTCCTGCTGCCGATGATCGTCGCGTTGTTCTTCGGGGACACCATCGCCAGCGAGGCGTCGTGGTCGAGCCTGAAGTACCTGCTCGCCATCCCGGTGCCGCGGCACCGGGTGCTGCGGCAGAAGGCGATCGTCTCGGCGTTGCTCTCGGCGATCGCGCTGGTGCTGCTCCCGCTGGTGTCACTGCTGGTCGGGGTGGTCTGGTACGGCGCGGGAGACGCGATCAGCCCGACCGGTGACGCGGTCACCTTCGCCGACAGCCTGCTCGCGCTGGGCATGTCGATCGTCTACATCATGATCCAGCTGGCCTGGGTGGCCGGGCTGGCGCTGCTGCTCAGCGTGCTCACCGACGCGCCGCTCGGCGCGGTCGGCGGCGCGGTGCTGGTGGCGATCGTGTCGCAGATCCTCGACCAGATCACCGCGCTCGAGGACCTGCGGAACTATCTGCCGACGCACTACTCGTTCGCGTGGATCGACCTGATCTCCACGGACATCGACTGGTCCAACATGGCCAGCGGGGCGTTGTCCTCGGTGCTGTTCGGCACGGTGTTCGGCCTGCTGGCCGCGCGCCGGTTCGCCACCAAGGACATCACCAGCTGA